The proteins below come from a single Gossypium raimondii isolate GPD5lz chromosome 2, ASM2569854v1, whole genome shotgun sequence genomic window:
- the LOC105787918 gene encoding uncharacterized protein LOC105787918, whose amino-acid sequence MIAKSREEKEHVGNLKKLFKRLRKFQLKLNPAKCTFGATSGKLLGFIVSERGIEVDPDKIKAIQELPPPRTQKEVRGFLERLNYIARFIAQLTNQCDPIFRLLRKHNPGEWNEECQAAFDKIKRYLSNPPVLVPPTPEKPLILYLTVFENSMGCVLGQHDESGRRETAIYYLSKKFTEYEVKYPSIEKFCCALIWTVRRLRQYMLYYTTWLILKLDPIKYIMESPALSGRMARWQILLTEYDIVYVSQKSIKGSAIADFLASRTAEEYEPLRFDFSDEDLICISEKEGESSSEKSWKMSFDGASNALGHGIGAVLVSPEGDHYPLTARLNFFCTNNIAEYEACIMGLRAAIDRKIKILEVHGDSALVIYQIRGDWEVRDPKLVKYHDLVVELIKEFYKVTFNYFPREENQLADALATLSSMFKANRETEIMPIQMSIYETPAHCFSIDEESDGRPWFHDILEYIKNQRYPEQANENDKRTIRRMAIGFVLDGDILYKRGKDQVLLRCVDAVEARKILEEVHEGICGTHASGFTMARQIMRLGYYWLTMERDWPISAKASNGHRFIFVVIDCFTKWVASTSFANMTKAAIKHHNSSPYRPKMNRAVEATNKNIKMIIGKMTETYKDWHEKLPFALYAYRTSAFNAHGQLLFSGLWNGSRSLIK is encoded by the exons atgattgccaaatctcgGGAAGAAAAAGAGCATGTTGGAAATCTCAAGAAGCTGTTCAAAAGGCTAAGAAAGTTCCAGTTGAAGCTAAACCCGGCCAAGTGTACGTTTGGGGCTACCTCAGGAAAACTGCTAGGTTTCATTGTCAGTGAGAGAGGTATCGAGGTTGATCCAGACAAGATAAAAGCTATACAAGAACTGCCTCCCCCGCGCACACAGAAAGAAGTCAGAGGATTTTTAGAAaggttgaattacattgctcgattcattGCTCAACTTACCAATCAGTGCGACCCAATTTTTCGACTCCTTCGAAAACATAACCCCGGAGAATGGAACGAGGAGTGCCAAGCGGCCTTCGATAAGATAAAACGGTATTTGTCTAATCCTCCGGTACTAGTACCGCCAACACCTGAAAAACCCTTAATATTGTACCTGACCGTGTTTGAGAACTCAATGGGTTGCGTACTGGggcaacatgatgagtcagggaGAAGAGAGACGGCAATTTACTACCTCAGCAAGAAGTTCACAGAATATGAGGTAAAGTACCCTTCAATTGAGAAGTTTTGTTGTGCATTGATTTGGACGGTTCGAAGGCTCAGACAGTACATGTTGTATTATACAACatggttaattttaaaactgGATCCAATAAAGTACATCATGGAGTCACCTGCACTCTCAGGAAGAATGGCACGATGGCAGATCTTACTGACTGAGTATGACATCGTGTATGTGAGCCAAAAATCGATAAAGGGAAGTGCGATAGCTGACTTCTTGGCAAGTCGAACAGCGGAAGAATACGAGCCTTTGAGATTTGATTTCTCAGATGAAGACTTGATTTGTATTTCAGAAAAAGAGGGTGAGTCATCAAGTGAGAAATCATGGAAGATGAGCTTTGATGGTGCATCAAATGCATTGGGGCATGGGATTGGAGCAGTCTTAGTATCGCCGGAGGGAGATCATTACCCGCTCACTGCCAGGTTGAATTTCTTCTGTACAAATAATATAGCggaatatgaagcttgcatcatgggactTCGTGCAGCTATCGACaggaaaattaaaatcttaGAGGTACACGGGGACTCAGCATTAGTCATTTATCAAATTCGTGGAGATTGGGAAGTGAGAGATCcaaaattagtcaaatatcATGATCTCGTTGTAGAGCTGATCAAGGAGTTCTATAAAGTGACTTTTAACTACTTTCCACGAGAGGAGAACCAACTGGCTGATGCCCTAGCCACCTTGTCTTCGATGTTCAAGGCAAACAGAGAAACTGAGATAATGCCCATCCAAATGAGTATATATGAGACCCCCGCACACTGTTTTAGTATTGATGAGGAGTCAGATGGACGACCATGGTTCCATGATATCTTGGAGTATATCAAGAATCAAAGGTACCCCGAGCAAGCAAAcgagaatgacaaaagaacaatcAGGAGAATGGCGATTGGATTTGTTCTTGATGGGGATAttctatacaaaaggggaaaagatCAAGTGCTCCTAAGGTGCGTGGACGCTGTTGAAGCTAGAAAGATACTTGAAGAGGTTCATGAAGGGATTTGTGGAACACATGCCAGTGGTTTCACCATGGCCAGGCAGATTATGAGACTTGGTTATTATTGGCTGACGATGGAAAGGGATT gGCCAATTTCCGCGAAAGCTTCcaatgggcatcgtttcatctttgtggttatagacTGCTTCACAAAATGGGTAGCAAGCACTTCGTTTGCTAATATGACGAAGGCTGCA ataaaacatcataattctTCGCCCTATCGCCCAAAGATGAACAGAGCAGTAGAAGCCactaataagaacattaagatgATTATcgggaagatgactgagacataTAAAGACTGGCACGAGAAGCTACCATTTGCTTTGTACGCATACCGCACCTCTGCATTTAACGCTCACGGGCAACTCCTTTTCTCCGGTCTATGGAATGGAAGCCGTTCGCTTATCAAGTAG